Proteins from one Diprion similis isolate iyDipSimi1 chromosome 3, iyDipSimi1.1, whole genome shotgun sequence genomic window:
- the LOC124416711 gene encoding glucose dehydrogenase [FAD, quinone]-like, whose product MGLKVFLVYFLQWIIIGFGFTTAIRYETTAKPRAAEEFANPSSGPSSGCCQCKFEDTAYLNSACGSTASFMILIQSLMMSRCDIADPCRRAGKSELPDGQWYDFIIVGAGVAGPVLARRLSDYPWWRVLLIEAGPEEPTMTAFPGLAFNAINSSLDWKFLTEPTQPHPTACLESGGVCAWPRGKMVSGTGGLYGMMYVRGHPEIYNKWAREGNVGWSYSEIQHYFERAEAPANPDMVRTEPFARTRSGGPLHINYFPHKPDFSDDLLTSAKELGYRTGWLRGFNQTGFMVAPMMTSAGLRGTTSRYYLRPVSQRSNLDVLTNAHVTRILVDKWSARAYGVEYIDKNGIRRVMKSNKEVILTAGAIGSPQILMTSGIGPKEHLTKLGIKSVKDLPVGENLHNHVSIGIKMSINDTHYETLTLSAVNEFLATRSGPLASTGLTQVTAFLESSFSTAGVPDLQVFFDGFSSKCPRTGLHTECPDGSISTCPGRREIVARPTVVCPRTKGNMKLRSSNPLDPPLLYPNYFENEVDAKILVEGIKKVVELTKTKALRKWDLRLNTKPHPWCARHYFASDAYWACLIRVQTGPENHQSGSCRMGPVGDARAVVDPQLRVHGVKNIRVADASIFPVVPNSNPVAAIIMIAEKASDLIRGAWLVK is encoded by the exons ATGGGGCTAAAAGTCTTCCTCGTCTACTTTCTGCAATGGATTATCATCGGCTTTGGATTCACTACGGCCATTCGATACGAA ACGACGGCAAAGCCGAGAGCAGCCGAGGAGTTCGCGAATCCGAGTAGCGGTCCTTCCAGTGGATGTTGCCAGTGCAAATTCGAGGATACCGCCTACCTCAACTCAGCTTGCGGCAGTACGGCGTCATTCATGATACTGATTCAGAGCTTGATGATGTCCAGATGCGACATAGCCGACCCTTGTCGACGGGCCGGAAAATCGGAGCTACCGGATGGCCAATG GTACGATTTTATCATCGTCGGTGCTGGCGTCGCTGGACCGGTTTTAGCCAGGAGATTAAGCGACTATCCGTGGTGGAGGGTGCTCCTCATTGAAGCAGGACCTGAGGAACCGACGATGACGGCTTTCCCAGGGCTTGCCTTCAACGCGATCAACTCATCGTTGGACTGGAAATTCTTAACGGAACCAACGCAGCCACACCCGACAGCTTGCTTGG AAAGCGGTGGAGTCTGTGCTTGGCCACGAGGCAAGATGGTGTCGGGCACCGGGGGCCTCTACGGCATGATGTACGTTCGGGGTCACCCTGAGATTTACAACAAATGGGCGCGAGAGGGGAACGTCGGTTGGTCGTACAGCGAAATCCAGCACTACTTCGAGCGGGCGGAGGCGCCGGCGAATCCGGATATGGTGCGGACCGAGCCGTTTGCGCGAACGCGAAGCGGCGGCCCGTTGCACATCAACTATTTTCCGCACAAGCCGGACTTCTCCGACGACCTGCTCACCTCGGCAAAGGAGCTGGGCTACCGAACCGGCTGGCTCCGTGGCTTCAACCAGACGGGCTTCATGGTGGCCCCGATGATGACGAGCGCCGGTCTACGTGGAACGACTTCGCGGTATTATTTACGGCCCGTCTCGCAGCGGTCTAATCTGGACGTGTTGACCAACGCACATGTGACACGAATCCTGGTGGACAAG TGGTCCGCAAGGGCGTACGGGGTCGAGTACATCGATAAGAACGGGATACGGCGAGTCATGAAGAGTAACAAAGAGGTGATTCTGACGGCCGGGGCTATCGGGTCACCACAGATCCTGATGACGTCAGGAATCGGACCCAAGGAGCACCTCACCAAGCTCGGAATAAAGTCCGTAAAGGACCTTCCGGTAGGAGAAAACCTCCACAATCACGTCTCCATCGGTATAAAGATGAGCATCAACGACACTCACTACGAAACGCTCACTCTCAGCGCAGTCAACGAGTTTCTGGCCACCCGAAGCGGGCCTTTAGCTAGCACTGGTCTGACCCAG GTGACAGCGTTCCTAGAGAGCAGCTTTTCGACGGCTGGGGTTCCCGACCTGCAGGTCTTCTTCGACGGTTTTAGTTCAAAGTGCCCTAGGACCGGCCTTCACACGGAGTGTCCGGATGGCAGCATCAGCACGTGTCCGGGACGACGAGAGATAGTCGCCAGACCAACGGTCGTGTGTCCACGAACCAAAGGCAATATGAAGCTGCGCTCTTCGAACCCACTGGACCCGCCACTCCTGTACCCCAACTACTTCGAAAACGAAGTCGACGCAAAGATCCTCGTCGAGGGTATCAAGAAGGTCGTCGAGCTGACCAAGACCAAAGCATTGCGAAAGTGGGACCTTCGCTTGAACACCAAACCCCATCCATGGTGCGCCAGGCACTACTTCGCGTCCGACGCCTACTGGGCTTGTCTCATCCGCGTTCAGACTGGCCCGGAAAACCATCAGTCTGGGTCCTGTAGGATGGGCCCGGTCGGTGACGCCCGCGCTGTTGTCGACCCTCAGCTAAGAGTTCACGGCGTCAAGAACATCCGCGTTGCTGATGCCTCGATTTTTCCCGTCGTTCCCAACTCCAACCCCGTCGCCGCCATCATCATGATCGCGGAAAAGGCTTCCGACCTCATTCGTGGCGCTTGGTTGGTGAAGTGA
- the LOC124416722 gene encoding juvenile hormone esterase-like, translating into MVLRVMAKCVLFTILSSLFFLSASYGEPEVTILQGNLLGTTMTTRKNRSISAFLGIPYGQPPIGNLRFANPVEAIAWNGTRNATRDGSTCPQALGGISGSEDCLYLNVYTPQLPMNTSTLLPVMVFIHGGAFIYGSSSSATFSPDYLLDSDIVLALPNYRLGALGFLSTGNEVAAGNWGLKDQILALKWVQNNIEFFGGDPNQVTLFGQSAGSASVHLLSLSKATEGLFHRYITQSGSALSSWAHLPSASYASRAFQLGGFVGCDNETSSALIECLRTVNASDIVASASKFYVWESVPVVVWGPTDEPDIEGAVLTDSPKNLFAQHEFRDLPWIAGIVRDEGILMTGEFYNDEEKFRDFCDNFDLVLPEMLTWIYQTDLGAAWVKAVKTYYFNDDFTTNSTELLTNMTRLVGDAIFIYPTLDALQQQLPLAEKNQYFYMFNYRGTYSLDAGVPDAVVHTDDVIYLFPMRSFFGGGNLSDTDYEMVDNMVQLWTSFAINGTPTTLASEGSVTWTEYSTMDNYLLIGNQSEVTLSMEYSLFEERMEFWASLVHGSETSAATLANTSTGILVLLFICSKLM; encoded by the exons atgGTGCTGCGAGTGATGGCGAAGTGTGTCCTCTTCACAATATTGTCAAGcttattttttctcagtgcAAGTTATGGTGAGCCAGAAGTTACGATTCTTCAGGGTAACCTGCTGGGCACGACTATGACCACCAGAAAGAATCGAAGCATTAGTGCTTTCCTTGGGATTCCGTATGGCCAGCCACCGATTGGAAATCTCAG ATTTGCGAACCCCGTGGAAGCTATAGCTTGGAACGGGACTCGGAATGCCACTAGAGATGGAAGCACATGTCCCCAGGCATTGGGCGGCATATCTGGCAGCGAGGATTGTCTGTACCTCAACGTTTACACACCACAG CTTCCGATGAACACAAGCACTCTGCTTCCAGTGATGGTTTTCATCCATGGAGGAGCATTTATATACGGCAGTTCAAGCTCTGCCACTTTCTCGCCAGACTACCTTTTGGATTCTGATATCGTGCTCGCCCTACCGAACTATCGACTCGGGGCCCTAGGATTTCTGAGTACTGGCAACGAAGTAGCGGCTGGGAATTGGGGGCTGAAAGACCAGATCCTGGCCCTTAAGTGGGTGCAAAACAACATTGAATTCTTTGGCGGTGATCCCAATCAAGTCACACTTTTTGGACAAAGTGCTGGCAGCGCTTCAGTTCATCTCTTGTCACTCTCGAAAGCGACGGAAG GACTATTCCATAGATACATAACGCAGAGTGGATCGGCTCTGTCGAGTTGGGCCCATTTGCCCAGTGCATCATACGCGAGCCGTGCTTTTCAGCTCGGTGGCTTCGTTGGCTGTGACAACGAAACCTCGAGTGCCTTGATCGAGTGTTTGCGGACCGTGAATGCCTCGGATATCGTTGCCTCAGCGTCAAAATTCTACGTGTGGGAATCGGTCCCAGTTGTTGTGTGGGGCCCGACTGACGAGCCAGACATCGAAGGCGCGGTGCTCACCGACAGtcccaaaaacttgtttgccCAGCATGAATTTCGCGATTTACCTTGGATTGCAGGCATAGTTCGAGACGAAGGGATCTTGATGACTGGAG AGTTTTACAACGACGAGGAAAAGTTTCGCGACTTTTGTGATAACTTCGATCTTGTGCTACCCGAGATGTTGACCTGGATCTATCAGACAGACTTAGGAGCTGCTTGGGTCAAGGCTGTCAAAACGTACTACTTCAACGACGATTTTACAACAAACTCAACTGAG CTGCTCACGAACATGACTCGTCTTGTTGGCGACGCCATCTTCATCTATCCAACCTTGGATGCACTCCAACAGCAGCTCCCTCTGGCTGAGAAGAACCAGTACTTTTACATGTTCAATTACCGAGGAACCTACAGTCTCGATGCGGGAGTACCCGACGCCGTTGTGCACACGGACGATGTCATCTATCTCTTTCCAATGAGGTCATTTTTCGGAGGTGGAAATTTGAGCGACACTGATTACGAAATGGTGGACAACATGGTGCAACTCTGGACATCGTTCGCGATCAATGG GACGCCAACGACCTTGGCTTCTGAGGGAAGCGTCACGTGGACTGAGTACTCGACGATGGACAATTATCTACTAATAGGCAATCAGTCTGAAGTTACACTTTCGATGGAGTACTCTCTCTTTGAAGAACGTATGGAGTTTTGGGCCAGTTTGGTCCATGGTTCCGAGACATCTGCAGCTACATTGGCGAACACCTCGACCGGAATCTTggttcttttatttatttgctcaAAGCTCATGTAG